One genomic region from Paracoccus pantotrophus encodes:
- the hrpB gene encoding ATP-dependent helicase HrpB: MQLPIDAVLPDLTAALAAHGRAVLMAPPGAGKTTRVPLALLPAISGRILMLEPRRLAARAAAERMAETLGEPLGRTVGYRIRGEAVAGTRIEVVTEGILTRMIQSDPELSGIGCVIFDEFHERSLNADLGLALAWEARGALRPDLALLVMSATLDAEPVAALMEGAPVIRSEGRAFPVETRWLDRPLPAGARLVSEAARLITQAEAATRDTGGTILAFLPGEGEIRRVQAMLDVDAEVLPLYGAMDFKAQRAALQPPGGRRRIVLATAIAETSLTIPDVKVVVDAGRARRARFDPGSGMSRLVTERVSRAEAEQRRGRAGRVAPGICYRMWARAEEGALPAFAPPEIAVADLAGLALELAIWGSDGRDLAFLTPPPEAALSEARALLRDLGALDGDNRITPHGRRLAPLPLHPRLAHMLVTAGREAADLAALMAERDPLTGAPADLTLRLAAIRDLRAYQDRHPWPANPGTLHRIRDEAKRLRRMAGEGAGLSPGAMAALAYPDRIGLRRKGEQPRYVLSGGKGAVLPEGDALAAQRLIVATDLDGDAREARIRMAVAVDEDEIRALFPDRIETVELVEWSRRDSRVLARRQERLGALVLADRALDDPDPQALARAAFEGLRATGLTWSPGAARLRARVALIPELGPVDDESLLADPDWLLPWLGKVRTLADLRGLDLSEALKARIGWDGQRRLDQAAPAHFVTPLGRRVPIDYDHETPSVELKLQELFGLSRHPVVGNRPLRITLLSPGGKPVAVTTDLPGFWAGGYGDVRKDMRGRYPRHPWPENPLEADPTTRAKPRGT; this comes from the coding sequence ATGCAGTTGCCCATCGACGCCGTATTGCCCGACCTGACCGCCGCGCTGGCCGCGCATGGCCGTGCCGTGCTGATGGCGCCGCCCGGCGCCGGCAAGACCACCCGCGTCCCCCTGGCGCTGCTGCCCGCGATTTCCGGCCGCATCCTGATGCTGGAGCCGCGCCGCCTTGCCGCCCGCGCCGCGGCCGAGCGCATGGCCGAGACGCTGGGCGAGCCCTTGGGCCGCACCGTCGGCTATCGCATCCGCGGCGAGGCGGTGGCGGGCACCCGCATCGAGGTGGTGACCGAGGGCATCCTGACCCGGATGATCCAGTCCGACCCCGAGCTTTCCGGCATCGGCTGCGTGATCTTTGACGAATTCCACGAGCGCAGCCTGAACGCCGACCTTGGCCTGGCCCTGGCCTGGGAGGCGCGGGGGGCGCTGCGGCCCGACCTGGCGCTGCTGGTGATGTCGGCGACGCTGGATGCAGAGCCGGTCGCGGCGCTGATGGAGGGCGCGCCGGTCATCCGCTCGGAAGGTCGCGCCTTTCCGGTCGAGACGCGCTGGCTGGACCGCCCCCTGCCCGCGGGCGCCCGGCTGGTCTCCGAGGCGGCGCGGCTGATTACCCAGGCCGAGGCGGCGACGCGCGACACCGGCGGCACCATCCTGGCCTTCCTGCCGGGCGAGGGCGAGATCCGCCGCGTCCAGGCCATGCTGGACGTCGATGCCGAAGTGCTGCCGCTTTACGGCGCCATGGATTTCAAGGCGCAGCGCGCCGCCCTGCAACCCCCGGGCGGGCGGCGGCGGATCGTGCTGGCGACCGCGATCGCGGAAACCTCGCTGACCATTCCCGACGTGAAGGTGGTGGTCGATGCCGGCCGGGCGCGGCGGGCGCGCTTCGATCCCGGCTCGGGCATGTCGCGGCTGGTGACCGAGCGCGTCAGCCGCGCCGAGGCCGAGCAGCGCCGCGGCCGTGCCGGCCGCGTCGCGCCGGGCATCTGCTATCGGATGTGGGCGCGGGCCGAAGAAGGCGCGCTGCCCGCCTTCGCCCCGCCCGAGATCGCCGTGGCCGACCTGGCCGGGCTGGCGCTGGAACTGGCGATCTGGGGCTCGGACGGGCGCGACCTCGCCTTCCTGACGCCGCCGCCCGAGGCGGCGCTCTCCGAGGCGCGGGCGCTCTTGCGCGACCTCGGCGCGCTGGACGGGGACAACCGCATCACCCCGCACGGCCGGCGTCTGGCGCCGCTGCCGCTGCATCCGCGACTGGCGCATATGCTGGTCACGGCCGGGCGCGAGGCCGCCGACCTCGCCGCGCTGATGGCCGAGCGCGACCCGCTGACCGGCGCACCCGCCGACCTGACCCTGCGGCTGGCGGCGATCCGCGACCTGCGCGCCTATCAGGACCGCCACCCCTGGCCGGCCAACCCCGGCACGCTGCACCGCATCCGCGACGAGGCGAAACGCCTGCGCCGCATGGCGGGCGAGGGCGCCGGCCTGTCGCCGGGCGCCATGGCCGCGCTGGCCTATCCCGACCGCATCGGGCTGCGCCGCAAGGGCGAGCAGCCGCGCTATGTGCTGTCGGGCGGCAAGGGCGCGGTGCTGCCCGAGGGCGACGCGCTGGCCGCACAGCGCCTGATTGTCGCGACCGACCTTGACGGCGATGCGCGCGAGGCCCGCATCCGCATGGCGGTGGCGGTGGATGAGGACGAGATCCGCGCCCTGTTCCCCGACCGCATCGAGACCGTCGAGCTGGTGGAATGGTCCCGCCGCGACAGCCGCGTCCTTGCCCGCCGGCAGGAACGCCTTGGCGCGCTGGTGCTGGCCGACCGGGCGCTGGACGATCCCGACCCGCAGGCGCTGGCCCGCGCCGCCTTCGAGGGGCTGCGCGCGACCGGGCTGACCTGGAGCCCCGGCGCCGCGCGGCTGCGGGCACGGGTCGCGCTGATCCCGGAACTCGGCCCGGTCGATGACGAAAGCCTGCTTGCCGATCCCGACTGGCTGCTGCCCTGGCTGGGCAAGGTGCGGACCCTGGCCGACCTGCGCGGGCTGGACCTGAGCGAGGCGCTGAAGGCGCGCATCGGCTGGGACGGCCAGCGCCGGCTGGATCAGGCGGCGCCGGCGCATTTCGTCACGCCGCTGGGCCGCAGGGTGCCCATCGACTACGACCACGAGACACCCTCGGTCGAGCTGAAGCTGCAGGAACTGTTCGGCCTGTCGCGCCATCCGGTGGTCGGCAACCGGCCCTTGCGCATCACCCTGCTGTCGCCCGGCGGCAAGCCCGTCGCGGTGACCACGGACCTGCCGGGTTTCTGGGCCGGGGGTTACGGCGATGTCCGTAAGGACATGCGCGGCCGCTATCCGCGCCATCCCTGGCCGGAAAACCCGCTGGAAGCCGACCCGACCACTCGCGCCAAGCCGCGCGGAACCTGA
- a CDS encoding HdeD family acid-resistance protein, translating to MENLIRVMADHWWMPLLRGIAAILFGLMALIWPGLTVYALLLVFGAYAIFDGVMAIVTAFRRKAEDDRWWAWGLDGVLSIIIGLMALFWPAATALAFIIWMAAWGVVAGVLRIIAALRLRDEIEGEWALGLSGLLLVVWGVLMALVPAAGLLGIAWLIGLFALLIGVAMIVLAFRLKGLKPV from the coding sequence ATGGAAAACCTGATCCGGGTGATGGCCGATCACTGGTGGATGCCGCTCTTGCGCGGCATCGCGGCGATCCTGTTCGGCCTGATGGCGCTGATCTGGCCGGGGCTGACCGTCTATGCCCTGCTGCTGGTCTTTGGCGCCTATGCGATCTTCGACGGGGTGATGGCGATCGTCACGGCCTTCCGGCGCAAGGCGGAGGACGACCGCTGGTGGGCCTGGGGGCTGGACGGCGTCCTGTCGATCATCATCGGCCTAATGGCGCTGTTCTGGCCGGCGGCGACGGCGCTGGCCTTCATCATCTGGATGGCCGCCTGGGGCGTGGTCGCCGGCGTCTTGCGCATCATCGCCGCCCTCCGGCTGCGGGACGAGATCGAGGGCGAATGGGCGCTGGGGCTCAGCGGCTTGCTGCTGGTCGTCTGGGGCGTGCTGATGGCGCTGGTGCCGGCCGCGGGGCTCTTGGGCATCGCCTGGCTGATCGGCCTGTTCGCGCTGCTGATCGGCGTGGCGATGATCGTGCTGGCCTTCCGGTTGAAGGGGCTGAAGCCGGTCTAG
- a CDS encoding ABZJ_00895 family protein — translation MVLFGLLAFMAAGHGIELRNDAAGLILVFIASLTSGHLWYRRENAVPAPGRMLRAALLCMLFLAIFHAAVIVAILARIPQFPAFGRLSQSGREMLWVVLAGAALFLVPVARIGLGLGIRQGCKAAEKVAERAARKVARQG, via the coding sequence ATGGTCCTGTTCGGGCTGCTGGCCTTCATGGCGGCGGGTCATGGCATCGAGTTGCGGAACGACGCGGCGGGCCTGATCCTGGTCTTCATCGCGAGCCTGACCTCGGGTCATCTCTGGTATCGCCGCGAAAACGCCGTTCCCGCGCCGGGGCGGATGTTGCGGGCCGCGCTGCTCTGCATGCTGTTCTTGGCGATCTTTCACGCCGCGGTGATCGTGGCGATCCTGGCCCGTATCCCGCAATTTCCGGCCTTTGGCCGGCTATCGCAATCCGGGCGCGAGATGCTTTGGGTCGTGCTGGCGGGGGCGGCGCTGTTCTTGGTGCCGGTCGCCCGCATCGGACTGGGCCTGGGCATCCGCCAGGGCTGCAAGGCGGCGGAAAAGGTCGCCGAACGGGCTGCCCGCAAGGTTGCCCGGCAGGGCTAG
- the fmt gene encoding methionyl-tRNA formyltransferase has protein sequence MRVIFMGTPDFSVPALRAIAARHQVVAVYSQPPRAAGRGQKPRPSPVHRAAEELGLPVRTPERLKAPQDQADFAALAADVAVVVAYGLILPPAVLEAPRLGCLNIHASLLPRWRGAAPIHRAIMAGDAETGVAIMQMEAGLDTGPVLAEARTAIGPEDTTADLHDRLAEMGAALIVETLHRLPLPARPQPAEGVTYAQKIDKAEARIDWTRPAAQVDRQIRGLSPFPGAWCLIGGERVKLLRSRLAAGPGAPGRVLSGFTIACGEGAIEVLEAQREGKRPMPAAEILRGMTLPDRLG, from the coding sequence ATGCGCGTCATCTTCATGGGCACACCCGATTTCTCGGTCCCGGCGCTGCGGGCCATCGCCGCGCGGCACCAGGTCGTCGCGGTCTATTCGCAGCCGCCGCGCGCGGCCGGGCGCGGACAGAAGCCCCGCCCCTCGCCCGTGCATCGCGCCGCCGAGGAACTGGGCCTGCCGGTCCGCACGCCCGAGCGGCTGAAAGCGCCGCAGGACCAGGCGGATTTCGCCGCGCTCGCCGCCGATGTGGCGGTGGTGGTGGCCTACGGGCTGATCCTGCCGCCGGCGGTGCTGGAGGCGCCGCGGCTGGGCTGCCTGAACATCCACGCCTCGCTTCTGCCGCGCTGGCGGGGGGCGGCGCCGATCCATCGGGCGATCATGGCCGGCGATGCCGAGACCGGCGTCGCCATCATGCAGATGGAGGCGGGGCTGGATACCGGCCCGGTGCTGGCCGAGGCGCGCACCGCCATCGGCCCCGAGGACACCACCGCCGACCTGCACGACCGGCTGGCCGAGATGGGTGCGGCGCTGATCGTCGAGACCCTGCACCGCCTGCCCCTGCCCGCCCGGCCGCAGCCGGCCGAGGGCGTGACCTATGCGCAAAAGATCGACAAGGCCGAGGCGCGGATCGACTGGACGCGGCCGGCCGCGCAGGTCGACCGGCAGATCCGCGGCCTCTCGCCCTTTCCCGGCGCCTGGTGCCTGATCGGGGGCGAGCGGGTGAAGCTCTTGCGTTCGCGCCTCGCCGCCGGTCCGGGCGCGCCGGGCCGGGTGCTGTCGGGCTTCACCATCGCCTGCGGCGAAGGCGCCATCGAGGTGCTGGAGGCGCAGCGCGAAGGGAAGCGCCCGATGCCCGCGGCCGAGATCCTGCGCGGCATGACCCTGCCCGACCGGCTGGGCTAG
- a CDS encoding dienelactone hydrolase family protein, with translation MRKRLILAAALLGLVALALALNTARNYAGWQPATETPAERLARLEPHWRILRPDSPGPHPAAVLLSGCDGVHDNMDYWAQQFVAMGRAALILDSHAPRLLDKAQAWRALCAGQVLPGAERAGDLAVALAALREMPGIDASDVALLGASHGGWTVMELLRALGEDEPPPGLTAWPAPRGSLAAPLGPVVLLYPYCGLLNGAAKGPWPGHVQGLMLLAELDSITDSADCQRMGEDLVAQGAHLAVITYPGINHGFDQRERSSLSPLEFDPAARAQATRDIRAFMQGFAAPATGI, from the coding sequence ATGCGCAAACGGCTGATCCTTGCGGCGGCGCTGCTGGGGCTGGTGGCCCTGGCGCTGGCGCTGAACACGGCGCGCAACTATGCCGGCTGGCAGCCCGCGACCGAGACCCCGGCCGAGCGGCTGGCCCGGCTGGAACCGCATTGGCGCATCCTGCGGCCGGACAGTCCCGGCCCGCATCCCGCCGCAGTGCTGCTGTCGGGCTGCGACGGCGTGCATGACAACATGGACTATTGGGCGCAGCAATTCGTGGCCATGGGCCGGGCGGCGCTGATCCTGGACAGCCATGCGCCGCGGCTGCTGGACAAGGCGCAGGCCTGGCGGGCGCTCTGCGCCGGGCAGGTGCTGCCGGGGGCCGAGCGCGCCGGAGACCTGGCCGTGGCGCTGGCGGCGCTGCGCGAGATGCCGGGCATCGACGCCTCGGACGTGGCGCTGCTCGGCGCCTCGCATGGCGGCTGGACGGTGATGGAACTGCTGCGCGCTCTCGGCGAGGACGAGCCGCCGCCCGGCCTGACCGCCTGGCCCGCGCCGCGCGGCAGCCTGGCCGCGCCGCTTGGCCCGGTGGTGCTGCTTTATCCCTATTGCGGCCTCTTGAACGGCGCGGCCAAGGGACCGTGGCCCGGCCATGTGCAGGGGCTGATGCTGCTGGCCGAGCTGGATTCGATCACCGATTCCGCCGATTGCCAGAGGATGGGCGAGGATCTGGTCGCGCAGGGCGCGCATCTGGCCGTCATCACCTATCCCGGCATCAATCACGGCTTCGACCAGCGCGAACGCTCGTCGCTCTCGCCGCTGGAGTTCGACCCGGCAGCACGGGCGCAGGCCACCCGCGACATCCGCGCCTTCATGCAGGGTTTTGCCGCGCCCGCGACCGGGATATGA
- a CDS encoding alpha/beta hydrolase codes for MFSVLPLLAGLLFFAASLTPSLIPRDWLMQGVLAGVSMAAGYVMTQFLLALWRALELPVLRGRPARIAHAVLAVPVLVLLGRGVILSGEWQNSIRARMGMPDLEVNNTAKMLALALAVFLALFVIGKAIQALFDLLRLRLARYIPVRSANVLGLLLAALIVVTLTRDGVVNGAMRIADSSYAAAQHLTDPSVPAPAESWQPGSAASGIDWELMGKPGRDFVLGGPRARAISGFTGHPAKEPLRIYVGLAQDKSPEARARLALDEMLRVGAFERKVLVLASPTGTGWMDPASYDALEYMHGGDVATVAVQYSYLQSPLALIFETESGLEQTTALMRAVYEHWRHQPPDRRPRLYLHGISLGAWSSMYAFNPFQMMNEPVAGAFWVGPPFTSTLWRQANGARQPGSRFVLPELDEGEVIRYASQYAPPDRIGRPWGRLRILFLQYASDPIVFYDPASLWRAPEWMREAPAPDVSPRLRFTPVVTQLQLAVDMLVSTSAPPGFGHSYHARDYIDGWVAVTAPAGWTAADTERLKAICGQEGRLGCANG; via the coding sequence ATGTTTTCCGTGCTGCCCCTTCTTGCCGGTCTGCTGTTCTTCGCCGCCTCGCTCACGCCTTCGCTGATCCCGAGGGACTGGCTGATGCAGGGCGTGCTGGCCGGTGTCTCGATGGCGGCGGGCTATGTGATGACCCAGTTCCTGCTGGCGCTGTGGCGGGCGCTGGAACTGCCGGTGTTGCGGGGCCGGCCGGCGCGCATCGCCCATGCGGTCCTGGCGGTGCCGGTGCTGGTCCTGCTGGGCCGCGGGGTGATCCTGTCGGGCGAATGGCAGAACAGCATCCGCGCCCGCATGGGCATGCCGGACCTGGAGGTGAACAATACCGCCAAGATGCTGGCCCTGGCGCTGGCGGTGTTCCTGGCGCTGTTCGTGATCGGCAAGGCGATCCAGGCGCTGTTCGACCTGCTGCGGCTGCGGCTGGCGCGCTATATCCCGGTGCGCAGCGCCAATGTGCTGGGCCTGCTGCTGGCGGCGCTGATCGTGGTGACGCTGACCCGCGACGGGGTGGTGAACGGGGCGATGCGCATCGCCGACAGTTCCTATGCCGCGGCCCAGCACCTGACCGATCCCAGCGTGCCAGCACCCGCCGAATCCTGGCAGCCCGGCTCGGCCGCGTCCGGCATCGACTGGGAGCTGATGGGCAAGCCGGGGCGCGACTTCGTGCTGGGCGGGCCGCGCGCCCGCGCCATCTCGGGCTTCACCGGCCACCCGGCCAAGGAGCCGCTGCGCATCTATGTCGGCCTGGCCCAGGACAAGAGCCCCGAGGCCCGCGCCCGGCTGGCGCTGGACGAGATGCTGCGGGTGGGCGCCTTCGAGCGCAAGGTGCTGGTGCTGGCCAGCCCCACCGGCACCGGCTGGATGGACCCGGCCAGCTATGACGCGCTGGAATACATGCATGGCGGCGACGTGGCGACGGTAGCGGTGCAATATTCCTATCTGCAAAGCCCGCTGGCGCTGATCTTCGAGACCGAATCCGGCCTCGAGCAGACCACGGCGCTGATGCGCGCGGTCTACGAGCATTGGCGCCACCAGCCCCCGGACCGGCGGCCGCGCCTGTATCTGCACGGCATCTCGCTGGGCGCCTGGTCGTCCATGTATGCCTTCAACCCGTTCCAGATGATGAACGAGCCGGTCGCCGGCGCCTTCTGGGTAGGCCCGCCCTTTACCTCGACCCTGTGGCGGCAGGCCAACGGCGCGCGCCAGCCCGGCAGCCGCTTCGTCCTGCCCGAGCTGGATGAGGGCGAGGTGATCCGCTATGCCAGCCAATACGCGCCGCCCGACCGCATCGGCCGGCCCTGGGGGCGGCTGCGCATCCTGTTCCTGCAATATGCCAGCGATCCGATCGTGTTCTACGATCCGGCCTCGCTGTGGCGGGCGCCGGAATGGATGCGCGAGGCGCCGGCGCCCGATGTCTCGCCCCGGCTGCGCTTTACCCCGGTGGTGACGCAGCTGCAGCTGGCGGTGGACATGCTGGTCTCGACCTCGGCGCCGCCGGGCTTCGGCCATAGCTATCACGCCCGCGACTATATCGACGGCTGGGTGGCGGTCACCGCGCCCGCGGGCTGGACGGCGGCCGATACCGAACGGCTCAAGGCGATCTGCGGCCAGGAAGGGCGACTCGGATGCGCAAACGGCTGA
- the def gene encoding peptide deformylase: protein MTVRPFLPYADRRLHMPAEPVPAITETVRMIWDDMIDTMEAMPGVGLAAPQIGIMQRLAVVDASDKRGQALRMANPEILHASVQLRAHEEASPNLPGVSARIERPRAVTVRFLNADGEIEERDFVGLWATSVQHQIDHLDGRLYVDHLSPLRRKMLVAKSAKLARR from the coding sequence ATGACCGTCCGCCCCTTCCTGCCCTATGCCGACCGCCGCCTGCACATGCCGGCCGAGCCGGTTCCCGCGATCACCGAGACCGTGCGGATGATCTGGGACGACATGATCGACACGATGGAGGCGATGCCCGGCGTCGGCCTTGCCGCGCCGCAGATCGGCATCATGCAGCGCCTGGCGGTGGTGGACGCATCCGACAAGCGCGGCCAGGCCCTGCGCATGGCCAATCCCGAGATCCTGCACGCCAGCGTGCAGCTGCGCGCCCATGAGGAGGCCAGTCCGAACCTGCCCGGCGTCTCGGCCCGGATCGAGCGGCCGCGCGCCGTCACCGTGCGTTTCCTCAATGCCGATGGCGAGATCGAGGAGCGGGATTTCGTCGGCCTCTGGGCGACCTCGGTGCAGCACCAGATCGACCACCTGGACGGCCGGCTTTATGTCGATCACCTTTCGCCCCTGCGCCGCAAGATGCTGGTGGCGAAATCGGCCAAGCTGGCCCGCCGCTGA
- a CDS encoding peptide deformylase: MPEPLSGQDAAQASRGPDPAALAARGRIRPILVHPHPALRQVCAPVGRLGWDALSQLAADLLATMYDAGGRGLAAPQIGECWRIFVMDHGWKAGAPLPRVVLDPEILPLGGMVETLEEACLSIPGRPAAVSRPVTVSMRCFDLMGTLQLLTLAGIEARIAQHEADHLDGRLILDALDGRDSTVR; encoded by the coding sequence GTGCCTGAGCCCCTGTCGGGCCAGGATGCCGCGCAGGCGTCCAGGGGGCCCGACCCCGCCGCGCTGGCCGCCCGCGGGCGCATCCGCCCGATACTGGTCCATCCCCACCCGGCGCTGCGCCAGGTCTGCGCGCCGGTGGGGCGGCTGGGCTGGGACGCGCTTTCGCAGCTTGCGGCCGACCTGCTGGCGACCATGTATGACGCCGGCGGCCGCGGCCTGGCCGCGCCGCAGATCGGCGAGTGCTGGCGCATCTTCGTCATGGATCACGGCTGGAAGGCCGGCGCGCCCCTGCCCCGCGTGGTTCTCGACCCCGAAATCCTGCCCCTGGGCGGCATGGTCGAGACCCTGGAGGAAGCCTGCCTCTCGATCCCCGGCCGGCCGGCTGCGGTAAGCCGGCCGGTGACGGTCTCGATGCGCTGCTTCGACCTGATGGGGACGCTGCAATTGCTGACCCTGGCCGGCATCGAGGCCCGCATCGCCCAGCACGAGGCCGACCATCTGGACGGCCGGCTGATCCTCGATGCGCTGGACGGCCGGGATTCCACCGTGCGTTAA
- the def gene encoding peptide deformylase — translation MTLRSIILHPDPRLKKPCEPVARITPEIETLAADMLATMYDAPGVGLAAPQVGVLSRLYVMDCEKDPEAPRNPIVMVNPEITWRSEALNTYEEGCLSIPEQYADVTRPAEVKVRWLGLDGKTHERDFEGLWATCAQHEIDHLDGKLFIDYLSPIKRQMITRKMVKLKRERGRA, via the coding sequence ATGACATTGCGCAGCATCATCCTCCACCCCGATCCGCGGCTGAAGAAGCCCTGCGAGCCCGTGGCCCGCATCACCCCCGAGATCGAGACCCTGGCCGCCGACATGCTGGCCACCATGTATGACGCGCCGGGCGTGGGTCTGGCCGCGCCGCAAGTGGGCGTGCTGTCGCGGCTTTACGTCATGGATTGCGAAAAGGATCCCGAGGCGCCGCGCAACCCCATCGTCATGGTCAACCCCGAGATCACCTGGCGCTCGGAGGCGCTGAACACCTACGAGGAAGGCTGCCTGTCGATCCCCGAGCAATATGCCGACGTGACGCGGCCGGCCGAGGTCAAGGTGCGCTGGCTCGGCCTGGACGGCAAGACGCATGAGCGGGATTTCGAGGGGCTCTGGGCCACCTGCGCCCAGCACGAGATCGACCATCTCGACGGCAAGCTGTTCATCGACTACCTTAGTCCGATCAAGCGCCAGATGATCACCCGCAAGATGGTCAAGCTTAAGCGCGAGCGCGGCCGTGCCTGA
- a CDS encoding MalY/PatB family protein → MVQPDFDEIIDRTGTHCSKWDDMQAIYGVSPQDGIAMWVADMDFRPPASVQRAVEAMAAHGVYGYPGANPAYLEAIRWWMETRHGWQIEPDWILSAHGLVNGTAVCVDAFTRPGDRVIVMTPVYHAFARVIRASGREVAEFPLAIRDGQYRMDWEGWRKLLTGRERMLILCSPHNPGGRVWSAEELREVADFCAAHDLILVSDEIHHDLVLPGSPRHSVLATVAPEAAPRLVTLTAATKTFNIAGAHIGNLIVADEGLRKRLQTRLMALGISPGLFGPGMVAAAYSPEGAAWVDALVAYLDGNRRLFDEGVNIIPGLRSMPLQATYLAWLDFSGTGMERAEFTRRVEHGARIAVNHGGSFGTGGEDFLRFNIATPRARVAEAVARLQEAFRDLQ, encoded by the coding sequence ATGGTCCAGCCCGATTTCGACGAGATCATCGACCGCACCGGCACCCATTGCTCGAAATGGGACGACATGCAGGCGATCTACGGCGTTTCGCCCCAGGACGGGATCGCGATGTGGGTCGCGGACATGGATTTCCGCCCGCCGGCCTCGGTGCAGCGCGCGGTCGAGGCGATGGCGGCGCATGGCGTCTATGGCTATCCCGGCGCCAACCCGGCCTATCTCGAGGCGATCCGCTGGTGGATGGAGACACGCCACGGCTGGCAGATCGAGCCGGACTGGATCCTCTCGGCGCATGGGCTGGTCAACGGCACGGCGGTCTGCGTCGATGCCTTCACCCGGCCGGGCGACCGGGTGATCGTCATGACCCCGGTCTATCACGCCTTCGCCCGCGTCATCCGCGCGTCAGGCCGCGAGGTGGCCGAGTTCCCGCTGGCCATCCGGGATGGGCAGTATCGCATGGACTGGGAGGGCTGGCGGAAGCTGCTGACCGGGCGCGAGCGGATGCTGATCCTGTGCTCGCCCCACAATCCCGGCGGCAGGGTCTGGAGCGCCGAGGAACTGCGCGAGGTCGCCGATTTCTGCGCCGCCCATGACCTGATCCTGGTCTCGGACGAGATCCACCACGACCTGGTCCTGCCCGGCAGCCCGCGCCATTCGGTGCTGGCGACCGTCGCGCCCGAGGCCGCGCCGCGGCTGGTGACGCTGACCGCCGCCACCAAGACCTTCAACATCGCCGGCGCCCATATCGGCAACCTGATCGTGGCCGACGAGGGGCTGCGCAAGCGCCTGCAAACCCGGTTGATGGCCCTGGGCATCTCGCCCGGCCTGTTCGGGCCGGGCATGGTCGCCGCTGCCTATTCGCCCGAGGGCGCGGCCTGGGTCGATGCGCTGGTGGCCTATCTGGACGGCAACCGGCGGTTGTTCGACGAGGGCGTGAACATCATTCCCGGCCTGCGCTCGATGCCCTTGCAGGCGACCTACCTCGCCTGGCTCGACTTCTCGGGCACCGGCATGGAGCGCGCCGAGTTCACCCGCCGGGTCGAGCATGGCGCCCGCATCGCCGTCAACCACGGCGGCAGTTTCGGCACCGGCGGCGAGGACTTCCTGCGCTTCAACATCGCCACGCCCCGCGCCCGGGTGGCCGAGGCCGTGGCGCGGCTGCAAGAGGCGTTCCGCGACCTGCAATGA
- a CDS encoding L,D-transpeptidase family protein, producing MRRLGGLFSVLCLAAVLWGLWLIWAPQPAPVPVPQPPAAGWHWPRLPDLRLPEFRLPRITLPPVFQRPPARPEAPIASPVQRILVEKSARRMTVYQESGPPRTFRIALGFAPEGDKSREGDGRTPEGIFRIDRLNRQSAYHLSLGIDYPQPRHREAARRLGVSPGGDIMIHGQPNQLPDGFRVKGDWTAGCIAVDNAEIEEIFAHARIGTEVEIRP from the coding sequence ATGAGACGGCTGGGCGGGCTCTTCTCGGTGCTGTGCCTGGCGGCGGTGCTCTGGGGGCTGTGGCTGATCTGGGCGCCGCAGCCCGCGCCCGTCCCGGTGCCGCAGCCGCCGGCGGCCGGCTGGCACTGGCCGCGCCTGCCCGATCTGCGCCTGCCCGAGTTCCGGCTGCCGCGCATCACCCTGCCGCCGGTCTTCCAGCGCCCGCCGGCAAGGCCGGAGGCGCCCATCGCCTCGCCGGTCCAGCGCATCCTGGTCGAGAAATCCGCCCGCCGCATGACGGTGTATCAGGAAAGCGGCCCGCCCCGGACCTTCCGCATCGCCCTGGGCTTCGCGCCCGAGGGCGACAAGAGCCGCGAGGGCGATGGCCGCACGCCCGAGGGCATTTTCCGCATCGACCGGCTGAACCGGCAAAGCGCCTATCACCTGTCGCTGGGCATCGACTATCCGCAGCCCCGCCACCGCGAGGCGGCGCGCCGGCTAGGCGTCAGCCCCGGCGGCGACATCATGATCCACGGTCAGCCGAACCAGCTGCCCGACGGCTTTCGCGTCAAGGGCGACTGGACCGCCGGCTGCATCGCCGTCGACAATGCCGAGATCGAGGAGATCTTCGCCCATGCCCGCATCGGCACCGAGGTCGAGATCCGGCCCTGA